AGTTCTAGTTTCTGTTTAGCAGAGATCATAGTGATGTCTGAGAAATGTTACTGATAACATTTTTTGCGCGGATatcagttgcaaaaaagctgcaaacaaaatccacaaacccctacaacttcaacagaGGAACTCATTTAAATTCCTCTGAACAAACAAACAAGCCCCCTCTAAATCAGTACGTATCACGTACTGAATTACTACACGGAGACAACCATCTCCACACCCCAGTTCTTCCAGCCCCAGACTCCCtcgttgatcaagaaaattATGAGTTACATGCGGACTCAGAAGCCTTTACTCCAAAAATACCCCCAGGAATGGGTCAAACCCATTGGATGGAAGTCTGTATTCGAAAACTACTACCTCTATACTGCTATGGGATCTGGCAGCTTCGGAGATGTGTATCTTGGTAAAACCAAGATGAATTCCAAGATATTTATTCGAAACGACATCAGAATTTCCACTCTATTAGAACCTTTACATGATCACCACCGGAACCGACTGCCATTGGTGGCTGTGAAGATCCTCAAGACTCCCATCACTTCTATGGAAGAGTATAGACGGAGCAAGGAACTCAAGTTTATCTTGTCGATTCCTTCTCACcccaacttggtggaggtgTATGATCTATTCATTGACCCTAGCAGCCACCAGGTTAACATCGTGATGGAATGTATGGGCCAAACCCTCTACCATTTGGTGGTCGCTAGAGGCAGTTTGAAGTTCAGTCCCGTCACCATGAAGAGCATTTTGAGTCAAGTATTGAACGGAATCAAGcatatccacaaatatgGGTTTTTGCACAGAGATTTAAAGCCCGAAAACATTCTCTTGATTGCCACCATTCAGTTTTATGGGGACAAGGAGAATATTCCCCCACACCGCAAATGTGACAGCTATATCGTAAAGGTCGCTGACTATGGGTTGAGTAGAAGCGTAGATGACATGTCACCATACACTTCATATGTGGCCACCAGATGGTACAGAGCACCCGAGATCTTGTTGCAAAGAGGATTATACGGCAGGGCTGCCGATATGTGGGCATTTGGGCTTATTGTCATGGAGCTTGTCAATTTCGCAGCATTATTCCCCGGGGATAATGAGGTAAACCAATTGTGGTTAATTGTCAAAACCCTCGGAAGCCCGCTTTTGCCAGAAATAACCTACATTGGCACTAGTCCGACCTATTTAATCCCATTGGGAGGGTTTTGGAGAGAAGCTCATTCCTTGGCATCGAAATTAAAGGTTCTGTTTCCTTATGAGCGAGGAGTGACTATTGGTGAGTTGTTTTCGACCGATAGGTACCAAGGAGTCGCGGAGGTTGTACAAGGATGCCTCAAGTGGGATCCAGACACAAGGTCAGATGCGAAAGCCTTAAGTTCAATGAAATACTTCAAAGGCACTTGCACCTATGAGCTGTACAGGCCTTCGACCCACTTTCGTCAAAATAATCACAACCTTTTCTCGGCCGGAAACTACGGTTCAAACAGCTGCAAAGTAATCAAACCCAAATATCTTTACACAGATTTCTATGATGGGTACGAAGGCCAGTTTATGGGTTTCAACCTGCCCTTGCTTCCTTTTCGCAACCGTTCGTATTTAAGCAAACCCACCACGGAGTTGTTGGACGAAGATCACGATGAGAATGTATATGACCCAGAAGTCCTGGTTGACGTGGAAATCGACGAAGAGTACTTTGATTCGGATGCGTACGACTCTGACCGGTTAGAAAAGCTCTTATCCAATGCCGACAATGAGAACGAGAACAGTTATCACTGGAATGGCCCCGCGGAAGACATGATCCCCAAACTCCATCGGCACCATACTAGAACTAAGACCCCGTTTCACTCGAAAGACCAGTTTCTCAAGGTCCCCAATTGTGGCTAATATGTGTACTTATATTATTGTCTTAAATGTAATGTGAAAGAAACCCTCACCTGCGCGCAGCACCCCACAAAATATAATCTCCACCATAAGCGTACATCTTCACAACTCCATAAAAATGTGTATTTTGTTGGCAAGCACCGAAAGCCCCGACTACCCGTTCATTCTATTGTCTAACAGAGACGAGTATTTCCGCCGGCCCACCGAAAATGCCCGGTTCCGGCCCCTCAGTAACAGACACATATTATCACCTGCTGACTTGGGACGAGCAGAGCATGGAACCTGGATAGGAGTCGATACCACCGGTAAACTCGCAGTTCTTGTCAATTACCGGGAAAGTGATGATCTCAACGTCATCAGTGAAGTGTCTCGAGGAATTATTCCGGTTGACTATCTTTCCAGTGACTTGTCCGATGAGGAGTGGTATGATAACCTCGAGAAATCTTTGGCTTTACGAATCGTGGGGAAAAAAGTGGATTCCATTCCGCTCAGAAGAGTAGGCGGATTCTCGCTTCTCTACGGTCAACTCAAGTTGAATGACCTGGGGAAGATCAACAAATTAAACATCATCAGCAATAGAGGTGATAAGGGAACcgtctttgattttgattcaCCTCCAGACCATTTCCACTCTAATGACACGACCATTGGACTCTCCAACTCTCTCTTCTACGAGCCGTGGAACAAGGTCCATTTGGGCCGCCGGGCATTACATGAAGTTATAAATAAGTCAACAGAACAACACTACACCCAACAACAGCTCGTGGAAGAGCTCTTCAAAGTgctttcaacaaactcCTACGACCAGTCGTTTGCAAACAAGTCCATGAAAGACAAGCTTCTCGGATTAAGAGATACAATCTGTGTACCTCCGTTAGAAACTCAGTTTACTgacaaagagttgaacgaCACCATTGGTAAATACTATGGGACCCGGACCCAAACAATcattttgttggataagCATGGGGTGTTGCACTATTATGAAAAAGTTCTTTACTCCAGTGACGATTTGGCTGCACCAGGCCTGGGGTACCAACACTTCACGGTGAACGTCGCAAAGCAATAACAATTAGCTTCAAGGCTTTGAGCGCGAAGTCTTGAAGGAAAATAGAGTATAGAAGATATATCAAATTAATACAAGATGAGCCTTGAAACTTTAGAGGAGTATCCATTGACCAGTGTGTACCGCAAGCCTGCGCTCAAGCCACTGGCTGTACCTgaattgttgattttcatTCCTGGGAATCCCGGGTTGGTCGAGTACTACATCACCTACTTAGAGTTGATCCAGCAGGCGCATCCTACGTTTGAAATATACTGTATTTCCCATGCGGGCTACCAAACTACAGGCGACTACGTGAAGGAAGGATCCAAGAAGTATCCGGTTTACTCGTTggatttccaagtcaagCACAAGTGCAAAATAATTAATGAcattcttcatcaaaaggGAGGTAAGGCCAATTTGTATATAATGGCCCATTCGGTGGGGGCATTCATTGTACAAAgggtgttgaagatattggagGCAAACAGGGATGTCCTCGTCAAGTTTGTGGGTTTGATATGTCCTACGGTGATAAACATAAAAGAGTCGACTTCGGGTCAAGTATTGCTGAAGCTACTGACGTACTTACCATTGGTTCAATTGGGGTTGGTTTTCAGTTACGTCCTCGGTTTTTTGTTCAGCAACAATGCTATCAAGTGGATGTTTCGGAATTTTGTGTTTTCAAGTCCTAAAAGTGCTACTCGGAATGCTGCAGAGGCATTGGAAAACTCAGTATCTGCGTCCGTGAAGTTGGTTACCTCGGGTCGAATTGTCAAACAAACGTTGACAATggcaattgaagaaatggaaatgattttggaagatgatgagcTCAATGACTGGTTTTTTCAGGAGTTATCGGCTCAAGGGACCAAGATATGGACATATTTTGCATTCACTGATCATTGGGTGCATGATAACACTAGAAATTACATCTTGTCAAAGTACCACGACGAGTCAAATCCCAACCTTTCGTTTGAATTGGGAGATGTAGACGATGGGATTACACACAGTTTCTGTGTAGACCAGAGTGAAGAGTTCGCAGAAATcactttgaagatgatgaaccAGTTTTTGTAGGGTATTTATAgaatgttgttgaacagaGATGCGTTGCTGTTATCTAAACCTAGTTGCGATTTAGATACTTTCTTGCAGCCAAGCGATGCGATGGACCAAAAACAATTTAAAAATGCGAAGAGATAAAAAAACTTCTTTACCACTACTATGTCTGCCACTGATAAAGCATCATTGGCGTTCACTGAACAACATTACTTCTCCTCGTATGACCATTTCGGAATCCACGAAGAGATGTTAAAGGACACCTCCAGAACCTTGTCGTACCGGTCCGCCATGTACAAAAACAGACATCTTTTCAAGGACAAAATCGTCTTGGATGTGGGATGCGGTACCGGTATTTTATCGATGTTTGCCTCCAAGGCCGGTGCCAAACACGTCTACGCCGTCGACATGTCCAACATCATTGGCAAGGCCAAGGAGATCGTCGAGTTGAACGGATTTGCTGacaaaatcaccttgatGCAAGGAAAATTGGAAGATATCACCTTGCCAGTGGAAAAAGTCGACATAATAGTATCCGAATGGATGGGATATTTCTTGTTGTATGAATCCATGTTGGACACTGTTTTGTATGCCAGAGACAAGTACTTGGTCGAAGGTGGGTTGATTTTACCCGACAAGTGTTCTATGCACATTGCTGGTATCGAGGACGGTGAGTACAAGGATGAGAAAATCAACTATTGGAACGACGTGTATGGCTTCGACTACAGCCCATTCATCAAGGTCGCTATGGTCGAGCCCTTGGTCGACACTGTCAACAAGAACTCGTTGATCACCAGCTCGCACGAGTTCTTTCAATTCGATATAAATAAGGTGTCTAAAGACGACTTGACGTTCTCCAGAACCTTTAAGTTACACCCCACCGCCAACGAATTCTGCCACGCCTTCATCGTGTGGTTTGACTGTGACTTCCCCGGTTCCGAGAAAGTCTCGTTGAAAACTGGCCCTATGGACCACTACACTCACTGGAAACAAACTGTTTTCTACATGGACCAGGTGTTGAATGTCAAGGAATCTGACACCATCAAAGGTACTATTTCCGCGCGGCCCAACTCCACTAATCCCCGTGAAATCGATATTGAAATTTCATGGGAGTTGGTCACTACTGACAAGTCCAGACATCAAGTGGGTAAGTACAACTATTTCATGCGTTAATTTCACTATATTCGCCGTGACTCGGCCGCAGTTATGAGTGTGACGTCTTTTTTTACCTCCATAGATAATTGATAATCAAGTCATTCGCAATGCGAGCATAAATTCCGTGCGTTTGTATGTACCGACTCCTAGCCACCCGATTTTTCAAGACCCCCACCACCCGATATTTTGCTAGAAACATGTCAAAATCAGAACAAGAATGGAGAGCGTTGCTCTCACCCGAACAATTTAGAGTCTTGCGCCAGAATGGTACTGAGGCTCCCGGTACTGGAGAGTACATCAAGACTCCATCCGACACCAATGCCATTTATACGTGTGCTGGGTGTGGCAACCCGCTCTACGAAGCCTCCACGCAATTTGATGCCCACTGTGGATGGCCTGCGTTCTACACAGCGATTGCGGGATCCATTGTCACCAATGTTGATGCTAGTCTTGGAACTATTAGAGAAGAGATGAGATGTGCCAAGTGCGACGGGCATTTAGGCCATATCTTCAAGGGAGAGGGCTACAACACGCCTACGGATGCCAGACACTGTGTGAACAGTGTGTGTTTGAAGCTAGAAAAGAAGTAGGACAAATAAGTATAAATATACTAAGATGTAGATATAACTAGGATATGAAAAACAGCCACTAGGTAGCAATAGATAATAGCATACTTAGCCATAGATATGAACAACAGCCATTACACCCATATGAGTCACTCAGAGGAGGTACGGGATCATCACCTTTCGGTTCAACTTC
Above is a window of Yamadazyma tenuis chromosome 1, complete sequence DNA encoding:
- the IME2 gene encoding Serine/threonine protein kinase (BUSCO:EOG09261EU7; EggNog:ENOG503NUYP; COG:T), encoding MSYMRTQKPLLQKYPQEWVKPIGWKSVFENYYLYTAMGSGSFGDVYLGKTKMNSKIFIRNDIRISTLLEPLHDHHRNRSPLVAVKILKTPITSMEEYRRSKELKFILSIPSHPNLVEVYDLFIDPSSHQVNIVMECMGQTLYHLVVARGSLKFSPVTMKSILSQVLNGIKHIHKYGFLHRDLKPENILLIATIQFYGDKENIPPHRKCDSYIVKVADYGLSRSVDDMSPYTSYVATRWYRAPEILLQRGLYGRAADMWAFGLIVMELVNFAALFPGDNEVNQLWLIVKTLGSPLLPEITYIGTSPTYLIPLGGFWREAHSLASKLKVSFPYERGVTIGELFSTDRYQGVAEVVQGCLKWDPDTRSDAKALSSMKYFKGTCTYESYRPSTHFRQNNHNLFSAGNYGSNSCKVIKPKYLYTDFYDGYEGQFMGFNSPLLPFRNRSYLSKPTTELLDEDHDENVYDPEVSVDVEIDEEYFDSDAYDSDRLEKLLSNADNENENSYHWNGPAEDMIPKLHRHHTRTKTPFHSKDQFLKVPNCG
- a CDS encoding uncharacterized protein (EggNog:ENOG503P0HJ; COG:S) — its product is MCILLASTESPDYPFILLSNRDEYFRRPTENARFRPLSNRHILSPADLGRAEHGTWIGVDTTGKLAVLVNYRESDDLNVISEVSRGIIPVDYLSSDLSDEEWYDNLEKSLALRIVGKKVDSIPLRRVGGFSLLYGQLKLNDSGKINKLNIISNRGDKGTVFDFDSPPDHFHSNDTTIGLSNSLFYEPWNKVHLGRRALHEVINKSTEQHYTQQQLVEELFKVLSTNSYDQSFANKSMKDKLLGLRDTICVPPLETQFTDKELNDTIGKYYGTRTQTIILLDKHGVLHYYEKVLYSSDDLAAPGSGYQHFTVNVAKQ
- a CDS encoding uncharacterized protein (EggNog:ENOG503P0KT; COG:S), whose protein sequence is MSLETLEEYPLTSVYRKPALKPSAVPELLIFIPGNPGLVEYYITYLELIQQAHPTFEIYCISHAGYQTTGDYVKEGSKKYPVYSLDFQVKHKCKIINDILHQKGGKANLYIMAHSVGAFIVQRVLKILEANRDVLVKFVGLICPTVINIKESTSGQVLSKLSTYLPLVQLGLVFSYVLGFLFSNNAIKWMFRNFVFSSPKSATRNAAEALENSVSASVKLVTSGRIVKQTLTMAIEEMEMILEDDELNDWFFQELSAQGTKIWTYFAFTDHWVHDNTRNYILSKYHDESNPNLSFELGDVDDGITHSFCVDQSEEFAEITLKMMNQFL
- the HMT1 gene encoding Nuclear SAM-dependent mono-and asymmetric methyltransferase (EggNog:ENOG503NV5S; COG:K,O,T) encodes the protein MSATDKASLAFTEQHYFSSYDHFGIHEEMLKDTSRTLSYRSAMYKNRHLFKDKIVLDVGCGTGILSMFASKAGAKHVYAVDMSNIIGKAKEIVELNGFADKITLMQGKLEDITLPVEKVDIIVSEWMGYFLLYESMLDTVLYARDKYLVEGGLILPDKCSMHIAGIEDGEYKDEKINYWNDVYGFDYSPFIKVAMVEPLVDTVNKNSLITSSHEFFQFDINKVSKDDLTFSRTFKLHPTANEFCHAFIVWFDCDFPGSEKVSLKTGPMDHYTHWKQTVFYMDQVLNVKESDTIKGTISARPNSTNPREIDIEISWELVTTDKSRHQVGKYNYFMQWRALLSPEQFRVLRQNGTEAPGTGEYIKTPSDTNAIYTCAGCGNPLYEASTQFDAHCGWPAFYTAIAGSIVTNVDASLGTIREEMRCAKCDGHLGHIFKGEGYNTPTDARHCVNSVCLKLEKK